The proteins below are encoded in one region of Cololabis saira isolate AMF1-May2022 chromosome 13, fColSai1.1, whole genome shotgun sequence:
- the dot1l gene encoding histone-lysine N-methyltransferase, H3 lysine-79 specific isoform X1 yields MGEKLELKLKSPVGAEPAGYPWPLPVYDKHHDAAHEIIETIRWVCEEIPDLKLAMENYVLIDYDTKSFESMQRLCDKYNRAIDSIHQLWKGTTQPMKLNKRPSNGLLRHILQQVYNHSVTDPEKLNNYEPFSPEVYGETSFDLVAQIIDEMEMMEDDTFVDLGSGVGQVVLQVAAATNCKHYYGVEKADIPATYAESMDKEFKKWMKWYGKKHGEYTLERGDFLSEEWKERIANTSIIFVNNFAFGPEVDHQLKERFANMKEGGKIVSSKPFAPLNFRINSRNLSDIGTIMRVVELSPLRGSVSWTGKPVSYYLHTIDRTILENYFASLKNPKLREEQEAARRRGQKETKDSKSNSTTPTKPKEQNKQDSCGEEEHPSLVTVVKPSAKPRRTRLLSKSRKINNKKRGRPKKAVPAAEKNKKNQSALDLLHAKTLSAAPPQDAYRPPQSSFYQLPPKVQHYTPGQLLLSPTPPGLQQLLDNIKVQYLQFMAYMKTPQYRTNIQQLLEQEKQKHRDLSGQAEQLHSLCQSHKDKIKGLFQTKLDELGVKALTVEDLLQAQKEISAHNRQLKEQTKQLERDMALLRDHSLLLLKSRCEELKLDWGSLCLESLLKEKQALRRQISEKQKHCLELQISIVELEKSQRQQELLQLKSYSPCEGSPYRRSLDSRTSTDMDTFKLGLSSAPALNGVSSELSVNGTNSPCFDSANTKGELSRYLPISPDHEIVVGTPDSRQRQQSSSHPLPDYTRFSPAKIALRRHLNQDPTASAHLRGPGLTTHREVGGVNSPLGAKQNCSSPNTSDAQINPKSSDRVAKERSPSVQGDNITSLPISIPLSTVHPNKLPVSIPLASVVLPSRAERLRNTPSPVSQGGQSNGCSSGSGLMNGCLHPEEYNGALSPSPNSNTPLTGALGRGGPTQSPPTSTGGVLQYADGPPRILSEDGPDRQEEETDTEPQDSELRRRMFFSSSSSSSSSSSSACGGGLAGGSRLHHHTGSSAKQGYHSNHGNHGNHHQSPGTHHTHTPTHTSSSHSSHSFNCQEARKRGRRKRSSAGSVMASGSPKRRSFPGLSSGNHSSGSPLNINSMVNNINQPLEISAISSPEQSSRSPNGPDLDQPPILKRECPLELNGSGRYSTAPSSDDEDSGCPADSSSSRIERKIATISLENRDGPGRVGDGERGRKSGSSSGNSTGSEGSSSSSLSSTSKWKSTFSPISDPKQPNSDHRQGGSPFGMGGSSRGTDSDSDHKQQGRKGSDGESSGYVTPNPFLSQEAGTRGGVSGAGGVPGGSGSDQRQALQKQKSSRDWELKTSSSMASQNLFISAAASSGGGILSGKVGGNPVAVSSATGSSVGQYRGSQFTLGGTSVLQSLFGAQTGVSTVSGTSRLVNGHSALGSFSSAGLAGGAAGDLLGAVHNLAQSLLLSLSPSPCSLCCYHLLSLSLCPPSCPPPFLHFCCMICRYISPHGSISVLPSVWGSAAHLRRPQLSARSLLVFLCFLPHPAQHRSSAGLHAPHLRVITAPPVPDPTQPHPVSPPQRLSSHALPAPSAPPAHRPSLLSDHTLRGPGILPIRLAPLFTPVPILSPPPPESTIISLTLHLHLFILSFYRCCCFRVPLLFVSVSLVLVSSIRSALLPPAEPPATCQQFRWRREHVEDSGHAWFPRQLPAPRLPT; encoded by the exons GATAAACACCATGATGCTGCTCATGAAATCATCGAGACCATTCG GTGGGTGTGTGAGGAAATCCCAGACCTCAAACTGGCAATGGAAAATTACGTACTCATTGACTATGACACCAAGAG CTTTGAGAGCATGCAGAGACTTTGTGACAAGTACAACAGGGCTATTGACAGCATCCACCAGCTG TGGAAGGGGACCACCCAGCCCATGAAGCTTAACAAGCGTCCTTCCAACGGGCTTCTGAGACATATCCTACAGCAAGTGTACAACCACTCGGTGACTGATCCAGAGAAGCTGAATAACTATGAACCCTTCTCCCCTGAGGTTTATGGAGAGACTTCTTTTGACCTGGTTGCTCAGATCATTGACGAGATGGAAATGATGGAAGATGACACTTTCGTTGACCTTGGCAGTG GAGTGGGGCAGGTGGTGCTACAGGTTGCAGCAGCAACCAACTGTAAACACTACTATGGTGTAGAGAAAGCAGACATTCCAGCTACCTATGCAGAG agTATGGACAAAGAGTTTAAAAAATGGATGAAATGGTATGGCAAGAAACATGGGGAATACACA CTGGAGAGAGGGGATTTTCTGTCGGAAGAATGGAAAGAAAGGATCGCCAATACGAG TATTATTTTTGTGAATAACTTTGCCTTTGGTCCAGAAGTAGATCATCAGTTGAAGGAACGCTTCGCTAACATGAAGGAAG gggGGAAAATTGTATCCTCAAAACCTTTTGCACCTTTAAATTTTCGAATCAACAGTCGAAACTTGAGCG ATATTGGCACAATAATGCGTGTGGTGGAGCTTTCACCACTGAGGGGCTCCGTATCATGGACTGGGAAGCCGGTGTCCTACTACCTGCATACCATAGACCGCACCATA CTTGAAAACTATTTTGCTAGTCTTAAAAATCCTAAACTCAGG GAGGAACAAGAGGCAGCTAGGCGACGAGGCCAGAAGGAAACAAAGGACAGTAAAAGCAACAGCACGACCCCAACTAAACCTAAGGAACAGAACAAG CAGGATTCCTGTGGTGAGGAGGAGCATCCTAGCTTGGTGACAGTGGTCAAGCCGTCAGCCAAACCCAGAAGAACCCGTCTTTTGTCCAAAAGTCGCAAGATTAACAATAAGAAACGAGGTCGACCCAAGAAAGCTGTCCCTGCTGCTGAGAAGAACAAGAAGAATCAGAGTGCATTGGATCTGCTGCATGCCAAGACCCTTTCTGCGGCACCACCTCAGG aTGCATACCGGCCACCTCAGAGTTCCTTCTACCAGCTACCTCCCAAGGTCCAGCACTATACGCCTGGTCAACTGCTGCTGAGCCCAACTCCTCCTGGTCTGCAACAACTGCTAG ATAACATCAAAGTCCAATACCTCCAGTTCATGGCCTACATGAAGACTCCTCAGTAtcgcaccaacatccagcaacTTTTAGAGCAGGAGAAG CAAAAACACAGAGACTTATCAGGACAGGCTGAGCAGCTCCATTCGCTCTGTCAGTCTCATAAGGACAAGATCAAAGGTCTCTTTCAGACTAAACTGGATGAG CTTGGAGTAAAAGCTCTGACGGTAGAAGACCTTCTTCAGGCACAGAAAGAGATATCAGCCCACAATCGTCAGCTGAAGGAGCAGACTAAGCAGCTTGAGAGAGACATGGCCTTGCTGAGAGATCATAGTCTGCTACTG CTGAAGTCCAGATGTGAAGAGCTGAAGCTAGATTGGGGCTCTCTGTGTCTGGAGAGTTTGTTGAAGGAGAAGCAGGCACTGCGCAGGCAGATCTCTGAGAAACAGAAGCACTGCTTAGAGTTGCAG ATCAGCATTGTGGAGCTGGAGAAAAGTCAAAGGCAACAGGAGCTGCTTCAGCTCAAGTCCTACAGCCCCTGTGAGGGCTCTCCGTACAGAAGGAGTCTGGACTCACGCACTTCCACAGACATGGACACCTTTAAGCTCGGCCTGTCCTCCGCCCCAGCTCTCAATGGTGTTAGTTCCGAGCTTTCAGTCAATGGCACCAACTCTCCTTGTTTTGATTCAGCTAATACAAAAGGTGAGCTTTCTCGCTACCTGCCCATCTCTCCAGATCATGAGATTGTGGTTGGCACTCCTGATTCTCGTCAGAGACAGCAAAGCTCCTCACACCCTCTTCCTGACTACACACGTTTCTCCCCTGCCAAAATTGCCTTGAGAAGGCACCTCAACCAAGATCCCACCGCCTCTGCTCACTTGAGAGGTCCGGGGCTGACCACACACAG GGAAGTGGGGGGTGTTAACTCTCCACTTGGGGCCAAGCAAAACTGTTCCTCTCCCAATACATCTGATGCTCAGATCAATCCCAAAAGCTCGGATAGG GTTGCTAAGGAGAGGAGTCCATCTGTTCAGGGTGACAACATCACAAGCCTTCCAATCAGCATCCCTCTGAGCACTGTCCACCCAAACAAGTTACCAGTAAGCATCCCACTGGCCAGTGTTGTGCTTCCCAGCCGTGCTGAGAGACTG AGAAACACTCCAAGTCCTGTATCTCAGGGAGGGCAGAGCAATG GATGTTCATCTGGCTCAGGGCTAATGAATGGATGTCTCCACCCAGAGGAGTACAATGGTGCTTTATCCCCTTCTCCAAACAGCAACACTCCTTTGACAGGAGCGTTGGGTCGAGGAGGTCCTACCCAGAGCCCCCCGACCAGCACAGGAGGGGTGCTCCAGTATGCTGACGGGCCTCCAAGAATTCTTTCAGAAGATGGACCAGACCGTCAAGAAGAGGAAACGGACACAGAGCCACAGGACAGTGAACTGAGGCGGAGAAtgttcttctcttcttcctcgtcatcctcgtcttcctcttcttccgcCTGCGGAGGCGGCCTGGCCGGTGGATCacgccttcatcatcacactgGCAGCTCAGCCAAGCAGGGATACCACAGTAACCACGGAAACCATGGAAACCATCACCAGTCCCCCGGCacgcaccacacacacacacctacacacacgtCGTCATCGCACTCATCCCACAGCTTCAACTGTCAAGAGGCGCGGAAGCGGGGGAGAAGGAAACGCAGCTCTGCAGGCTCCGTCATGGCCAGCGGATCCCCGAAAAGGAGATCCTTCCCTGGGCTCAGCTCCGGCAACCACTCCTCAGGATCACCACTAAACATTAACTCCATG GTAAACAACATCAATCAGCCTCTGGAGATCTCTGCCATCTCTTCCCCAGAACAATCGAGTCGTAGCCCCAACGGTCCTGACCTGGACCAGCCCCCCATCTTGAAGAGGGAATGCCCTCTTGAGCTCAACGGCTCTGGTCGATATTCAACAGCTCCCAGCTCCGATGATGAGGACTCAGGGTGTCCGGCTGACAGCTCTAGTTCTCG aattgaaagaaaaatagcaactATATCTTTAGAGAACAGAGATGGGCCGGGCAGAGTAGGTGACGGTGAACGAg GTAGAAAatctggaagcagcagtggcAACAGCACGGGCAGTGAAGGCTCCTCGTCATCATCCCTGTCCTCTACAAGCAAGTGGAAATCTACCTTTTCACCGATTTCTGATCCCAAACAACCCAACTCAGACCATAGACAGGGGGGCTCCCCGTTTGGCATGGGGGGGTCGAGTCGGGGCACAGACTCAGATTCAGACCACAAACAGCAGGGAAGGAAAGGGAGTGATGGGGAGTCATCCGGCTACGTGACCCCCAACCCTTTCCTCAGTCAAGAGGCAGGGACGCGTGGTGGAGTCAGTGGGGCCGGCGGCGTCCCGGGGGGGAGCGGTTCAGACCAACGTCAAGCCCTCCAGAAGCAGAAGAGTTCTCGGGACTGGGAGCTGAAGACCAGCAGTAGCATGGCCAGTCAGAAtctcttcatttctgctgccGCCAGCAGCGGAGGGGGCATTCTCAGTGGGAAGGTGGGAGGCAATCCTGTAGCAGTTTCCTCAGCCACCGGGTCATCTGTGGGACAGTACCGGGGGTCTCAGTTCACCCTAGGAGGAACTTCAGTCTTACAATCCTTGTTCGGAGCACAGACCGGTGTCTCCACTGTTAGTGGGACCTCCAGACTTGTCAATGGACATTCTGCCCTGGGAAGCTTCTCCAGTGCTGGGCTGGCAGGGGGAGCAGCGGGAG ACTTGCTTGGCGCTGTGCACAACCTGGCTCAGTCCTTGCTTCTCTCTTTGTCCCCCTCTCCCTGCTCTCTTTGCTGCTATCAtctgctctctctttctctgtgtCCCCCTTCTTGCCCTCCCCCCTTCCTCCATTTCTGCTGTATGATTTGCAGGTATATTTCACCACATGGTTCCATCAGTGTCCTCCCATCAGTTTGGGGCAGCGCTGCCCACCTCAGGAGGCCTCAGCTCTCTGCTCGGTCTCTCCTCGTCTTCCTCTGCTTCCTCCCACACCCAGCACAGCACCGCTCCTCAGCCGGCCTCCACGCGCCTCACCTCCGTGTCATCACCGCTCCCCCTGTCCCAGACCCAACACAGCCGCACCCAGTCAGTCCTCCACAGCGCCTCTCCTCCCACGCTCTCCCTGCCCCCTCCGCCCCCCCTGCACACCGTCCCTCCCTCCTCAGCGACCACACACTCCGAGGCCCCGGGATCCTCCCGATCAGACTCGCTCCACTCTTTACGCCTGTCCCAATCCTCTctccaccaccaccagagagcACAATCATCTCTCTcactctccatctccacctgttCATCCTCAGCttctaccgctgctgctgcttccgcgTCCCTCTCCTCTTCGTCTCTGTCAGCCTCGTCCTCGTCTCGTCCATTCGCAGTGCACTACTCCCCCCGGCTGAGCCCCCCGCCACCTGCCAGCAGTTCAGGTGGCGGCGGGAGCATGTGGAGGACTCAGGGCATGCATGGTTCCCACGCCAGCTCCCAGCTCCCCGGCTCCCGACCTAG
- the dot1l gene encoding histone-lysine N-methyltransferase, H3 lysine-79 specific isoform X5 produces MGEKLELKLKSPVGAEPAGYPWPLPVYDKHHDAAHEIIETIRWVCEEIPDLKLAMENYVLIDYDTKSFESMQRLCDKYNRAIDSIHQLWKGTTQPMKLNKRPSNGLLRHILQQVYNHSVTDPEKLNNYEPFSPEVYGETSFDLVAQIIDEMEMMEDDTFVDLGSGVGQVVLQVAAATNCKHYYGVEKADIPATYAESMDKEFKKWMKWYGKKHGEYTLERGDFLSEEWKERIANTSIIFVNNFAFGPEVDHQLKERFANMKEGGKIVSSKPFAPLNFRINSRNLSDIGTIMRVVELSPLRGSVSWTGKPVSYYLHTIDRTILENYFASLKNPKLREEQEAARRRGQKETKDSKSNSTTPTKPKEQNKDSCGEEEHPSLVTVVKPSAKPRRTRLLSKSRKINNKKRGRPKKAVPAAEKNKKNQSALDLLHAKTLSAAPPQDAYRPPQSSFYQLPPKVQHYTPGQLLLSPTPPGLQQLLDNIKVQYLQFMAYMKTPQYRTNIQQLLEQEKQKHRDLSGQAEQLHSLCQSHKDKIKGLFQTKLDELGVKALTVEDLLQAQKEISAHNRQLKEQTKQLERDMALLRDHSLLLLKSRCEELKLDWGSLCLESLLKEKQALRRQISEKQKHCLELQISIVELEKSQRQQELLQLKSYSPCEGSPYRRSLDSRTSTDMDTFKLGLSSAPALNGVSSELSVNGTNSPCFDSANTKGELSRYLPISPDHEIVVGTPDSRQRQQSSSHPLPDYTRFSPAKIALRRHLNQDPTASAHLRGPGLTTHREVGGVNSPLGAKQNCSSPNTSDAQINPKSSDRVAKERSPSVQGDNITSLPISIPLSTVHPNKLPVSIPLASVVLPSRAERLRNTPSPVSQGGQSNGCSSGSGLMNGCLHPEEYNGALSPSPNSNTPLTGALGRGGPTQSPPTSTGGVLQYADGPPRILSEDGPDRQEEETDTEPQDSELRRRMFFSSSSSSSSSSSSACGGGLAGGSRLHHHTGSSAKQGYHSNHGNHGNHHQSPGTHHTHTPTHTSSSHSSHSFNCQEARKRGRRKRSSAGSVMASGSPKRRSFPGLSSGNHSSGSPLNINSMVNNINQPLEISAISSPEQSSRSPNGPDLDQPPILKRECPLELNGSGRYSTAPSSDDEDSGCPADSSSSRIERKIATISLENRDGPGRVGDGERGRKSGSSSGNSTGSEGSSSSSLSSTSKWKSTFSPISDPKQPNSDHRQGGSPFGMGGSSRGTDSDSDHKQQGRKGSDGESSGYVTPNPFLSQEAGTRGGVSGAGGVPGGSGSDQRQALQKQKSSRDWELKTSSSMASQNLFISAAASSGGGILSGKVGGNPVAVSSATGSSVGQYRGSQFTLGGTSVLQSLFGAQTGVSTVSGTSRLVNGHSALGSFSSAGLAGGAAGGIFHHMVPSVSSHQFGAALPTSGGLSSLLGLSSSSSASSHTQHSTAPQPASTRLTSVSSPLPLSQTQHSRTQSVLHSASPPTLSLPPPPPLHTVPPSSATTHSEAPGSSRSDSLHSLRLSQSSLHHHQRAQSSLSLSISTCSSSASTAAAASASLSSSSLSASSSSRPFAVHYSPRLSPPPPASSSGGGGSMWRTQGMHGSHASSQLPGSRPR; encoded by the exons GATAAACACCATGATGCTGCTCATGAAATCATCGAGACCATTCG GTGGGTGTGTGAGGAAATCCCAGACCTCAAACTGGCAATGGAAAATTACGTACTCATTGACTATGACACCAAGAG CTTTGAGAGCATGCAGAGACTTTGTGACAAGTACAACAGGGCTATTGACAGCATCCACCAGCTG TGGAAGGGGACCACCCAGCCCATGAAGCTTAACAAGCGTCCTTCCAACGGGCTTCTGAGACATATCCTACAGCAAGTGTACAACCACTCGGTGACTGATCCAGAGAAGCTGAATAACTATGAACCCTTCTCCCCTGAGGTTTATGGAGAGACTTCTTTTGACCTGGTTGCTCAGATCATTGACGAGATGGAAATGATGGAAGATGACACTTTCGTTGACCTTGGCAGTG GAGTGGGGCAGGTGGTGCTACAGGTTGCAGCAGCAACCAACTGTAAACACTACTATGGTGTAGAGAAAGCAGACATTCCAGCTACCTATGCAGAG agTATGGACAAAGAGTTTAAAAAATGGATGAAATGGTATGGCAAGAAACATGGGGAATACACA CTGGAGAGAGGGGATTTTCTGTCGGAAGAATGGAAAGAAAGGATCGCCAATACGAG TATTATTTTTGTGAATAACTTTGCCTTTGGTCCAGAAGTAGATCATCAGTTGAAGGAACGCTTCGCTAACATGAAGGAAG gggGGAAAATTGTATCCTCAAAACCTTTTGCACCTTTAAATTTTCGAATCAACAGTCGAAACTTGAGCG ATATTGGCACAATAATGCGTGTGGTGGAGCTTTCACCACTGAGGGGCTCCGTATCATGGACTGGGAAGCCGGTGTCCTACTACCTGCATACCATAGACCGCACCATA CTTGAAAACTATTTTGCTAGTCTTAAAAATCCTAAACTCAGG GAGGAACAAGAGGCAGCTAGGCGACGAGGCCAGAAGGAAACAAAGGACAGTAAAAGCAACAGCACGACCCCAACTAAACCTAAGGAACAGAACAAG GATTCCTGTGGTGAGGAGGAGCATCCTAGCTTGGTGACAGTGGTCAAGCCGTCAGCCAAACCCAGAAGAACCCGTCTTTTGTCCAAAAGTCGCAAGATTAACAATAAGAAACGAGGTCGACCCAAGAAAGCTGTCCCTGCTGCTGAGAAGAACAAGAAGAATCAGAGTGCATTGGATCTGCTGCATGCCAAGACCCTTTCTGCGGCACCACCTCAGG aTGCATACCGGCCACCTCAGAGTTCCTTCTACCAGCTACCTCCCAAGGTCCAGCACTATACGCCTGGTCAACTGCTGCTGAGCCCAACTCCTCCTGGTCTGCAACAACTGCTAG ATAACATCAAAGTCCAATACCTCCAGTTCATGGCCTACATGAAGACTCCTCAGTAtcgcaccaacatccagcaacTTTTAGAGCAGGAGAAG CAAAAACACAGAGACTTATCAGGACAGGCTGAGCAGCTCCATTCGCTCTGTCAGTCTCATAAGGACAAGATCAAAGGTCTCTTTCAGACTAAACTGGATGAG CTTGGAGTAAAAGCTCTGACGGTAGAAGACCTTCTTCAGGCACAGAAAGAGATATCAGCCCACAATCGTCAGCTGAAGGAGCAGACTAAGCAGCTTGAGAGAGACATGGCCTTGCTGAGAGATCATAGTCTGCTACTG CTGAAGTCCAGATGTGAAGAGCTGAAGCTAGATTGGGGCTCTCTGTGTCTGGAGAGTTTGTTGAAGGAGAAGCAGGCACTGCGCAGGCAGATCTCTGAGAAACAGAAGCACTGCTTAGAGTTGCAG ATCAGCATTGTGGAGCTGGAGAAAAGTCAAAGGCAACAGGAGCTGCTTCAGCTCAAGTCCTACAGCCCCTGTGAGGGCTCTCCGTACAGAAGGAGTCTGGACTCACGCACTTCCACAGACATGGACACCTTTAAGCTCGGCCTGTCCTCCGCCCCAGCTCTCAATGGTGTTAGTTCCGAGCTTTCAGTCAATGGCACCAACTCTCCTTGTTTTGATTCAGCTAATACAAAAGGTGAGCTTTCTCGCTACCTGCCCATCTCTCCAGATCATGAGATTGTGGTTGGCACTCCTGATTCTCGTCAGAGACAGCAAAGCTCCTCACACCCTCTTCCTGACTACACACGTTTCTCCCCTGCCAAAATTGCCTTGAGAAGGCACCTCAACCAAGATCCCACCGCCTCTGCTCACTTGAGAGGTCCGGGGCTGACCACACACAG GGAAGTGGGGGGTGTTAACTCTCCACTTGGGGCCAAGCAAAACTGTTCCTCTCCCAATACATCTGATGCTCAGATCAATCCCAAAAGCTCGGATAGG GTTGCTAAGGAGAGGAGTCCATCTGTTCAGGGTGACAACATCACAAGCCTTCCAATCAGCATCCCTCTGAGCACTGTCCACCCAAACAAGTTACCAGTAAGCATCCCACTGGCCAGTGTTGTGCTTCCCAGCCGTGCTGAGAGACTG AGAAACACTCCAAGTCCTGTATCTCAGGGAGGGCAGAGCAATG GATGTTCATCTGGCTCAGGGCTAATGAATGGATGTCTCCACCCAGAGGAGTACAATGGTGCTTTATCCCCTTCTCCAAACAGCAACACTCCTTTGACAGGAGCGTTGGGTCGAGGAGGTCCTACCCAGAGCCCCCCGACCAGCACAGGAGGGGTGCTCCAGTATGCTGACGGGCCTCCAAGAATTCTTTCAGAAGATGGACCAGACCGTCAAGAAGAGGAAACGGACACAGAGCCACAGGACAGTGAACTGAGGCGGAGAAtgttcttctcttcttcctcgtcatcctcgtcttcctcttcttccgcCTGCGGAGGCGGCCTGGCCGGTGGATCacgccttcatcatcacactgGCAGCTCAGCCAAGCAGGGATACCACAGTAACCACGGAAACCATGGAAACCATCACCAGTCCCCCGGCacgcaccacacacacacacctacacacacgtCGTCATCGCACTCATCCCACAGCTTCAACTGTCAAGAGGCGCGGAAGCGGGGGAGAAGGAAACGCAGCTCTGCAGGCTCCGTCATGGCCAGCGGATCCCCGAAAAGGAGATCCTTCCCTGGGCTCAGCTCCGGCAACCACTCCTCAGGATCACCACTAAACATTAACTCCATG GTAAACAACATCAATCAGCCTCTGGAGATCTCTGCCATCTCTTCCCCAGAACAATCGAGTCGTAGCCCCAACGGTCCTGACCTGGACCAGCCCCCCATCTTGAAGAGGGAATGCCCTCTTGAGCTCAACGGCTCTGGTCGATATTCAACAGCTCCCAGCTCCGATGATGAGGACTCAGGGTGTCCGGCTGACAGCTCTAGTTCTCG aattgaaagaaaaatagcaactATATCTTTAGAGAACAGAGATGGGCCGGGCAGAGTAGGTGACGGTGAACGAg GTAGAAAatctggaagcagcagtggcAACAGCACGGGCAGTGAAGGCTCCTCGTCATCATCCCTGTCCTCTACAAGCAAGTGGAAATCTACCTTTTCACCGATTTCTGATCCCAAACAACCCAACTCAGACCATAGACAGGGGGGCTCCCCGTTTGGCATGGGGGGGTCGAGTCGGGGCACAGACTCAGATTCAGACCACAAACAGCAGGGAAGGAAAGGGAGTGATGGGGAGTCATCCGGCTACGTGACCCCCAACCCTTTCCTCAGTCAAGAGGCAGGGACGCGTGGTGGAGTCAGTGGGGCCGGCGGCGTCCCGGGGGGGAGCGGTTCAGACCAACGTCAAGCCCTCCAGAAGCAGAAGAGTTCTCGGGACTGGGAGCTGAAGACCAGCAGTAGCATGGCCAGTCAGAAtctcttcatttctgctgccGCCAGCAGCGGAGGGGGCATTCTCAGTGGGAAGGTGGGAGGCAATCCTGTAGCAGTTTCCTCAGCCACCGGGTCATCTGTGGGACAGTACCGGGGGTCTCAGTTCACCCTAGGAGGAACTTCAGTCTTACAATCCTTGTTCGGAGCACAGACCGGTGTCTCCACTGTTAGTGGGACCTCCAGACTTGTCAATGGACATTCTGCCCTGGGAAGCTTCTCCAGTGCTGGGCTGGCAGGGGGAGCAGCGGGAG GTATATTTCACCACATGGTTCCATCAGTGTCCTCCCATCAGTTTGGGGCAGCGCTGCCCACCTCAGGAGGCCTCAGCTCTCTGCTCGGTCTCTCCTCGTCTTCCTCTGCTTCCTCCCACACCCAGCACAGCACCGCTCCTCAGCCGGCCTCCACGCGCCTCACCTCCGTGTCATCACCGCTCCCCCTGTCCCAGACCCAACACAGCCGCACCCAGTCAGTCCTCCACAGCGCCTCTCCTCCCACGCTCTCCCTGCCCCCTCCGCCCCCCCTGCACACCGTCCCTCCCTCCTCAGCGACCACACACTCCGAGGCCCCGGGATCCTCCCGATCAGACTCGCTCCACTCTTTACGCCTGTCCCAATCCTCTctccaccaccaccagagagcACAATCATCTCTCTcactctccatctccacctgttCATCCTCAGCttctaccgctgctgctgcttccgcgTCCCTCTCCTCTTCGTCTCTGTCAGCCTCGTCCTCGTCTCGTCCATTCGCAGTGCACTACTCCCCCCGGCTGAGCCCCCCGCCACCTGCCAGCAGTTCAGGTGGCGGCGGGAGCATGTGGAGGACTCAGGGCATGCATGGTTCCCACGCCAGCTCCCAGCTCCCCGGCTCCCGACCTAGATAG